Genomic DNA from Oncorhynchus clarkii lewisi isolate Uvic-CL-2024 chromosome 28, UVic_Ocla_1.0, whole genome shotgun sequence:
tctcctctctctcctctcttctgtcctcttctctctttcgtttctctcctctcttctctcttctcttttctctcctctctcttctctcctcttctctcctcttctctcctctcttctctctcctcttctctcttttctctcttctctcttttctctccttctcttttctctcctcttttctcttttctctcctcttttctcttttctctcctatcTCAGAAACAGAGACCGATGGAGATTATATTTCCTTTATTCTTCAGTTGCTGTAAGTCTGAGCGTTGGCAGTATGTCTGTTTTCTGTATTGTCCGTCTATCCTCAGCTCTCGGTGGCGCTATAGACGCACCAAGCCAGAGTCCCACTCTGCGTGGCCCTGGTTTCACACCATCTTTTTGCTTCGGGGGAATAAAACAAACTTGTTTGATCTAGTCTGATGCACGTGCTTGCTATCTGACGTTGTTGCATCATCACACTCATTTTAATCTTCATCACCACCCTTCATCATCATTGCTATAGGCTGAGATTGACAACAGTGATTTTGGTCTGGAGCTTGGATGGCCTTGAATGTGGACCGAAAGGTTAGAAGTGAATGATTGTGATTGTGTTCGTAGCAGAGTATTGTGTTGGCGGTTTGCTCTCCTATGTCTCCACGGATGTAAGATGCATTCAATTAGAATGACAATCATTCTACCTCTATGGTTAGATGTTATGTAGGTGTGGCTATGAATATTCATCACATTAGGACAAGGCTTGTTGATCTGGAGATCTCACGTTTCATCTGTCTCTCCACTCTAGACCATGGAGGAATACATGAGCAAGCCTGCATTCTAACACTGGGGGAAATGGATCTACACACACCAGAAGGAATCTGGACGATTACAGACCTGGAAGTCTTACTACTGTACAGAACCATGGAGTTATGAGTTCTAGAATGATATGTCTGAATCTGTGTCctgaggcaggcagggagtgtTTTTAAGTAGGGAAGTGCTGTGAAATGTATCTTGTTTCTGCTAATAGGACAATAACATGATGACCAATAAATTGGTAGGAGACACTCATTGATTGAGCTATTATCAAATGTATATTGATACTGTATGATCACCCATCCCTCTTGCTCGTCAATGTACATTGAGGTTACTGAAAACTGTGGTTATGACAATCATTAAAATCAATACTcacatttttttcccccaaatATGTACGCTGTATTGACATTTTAAGAAGTGCCTTTTTAGAAATATGTATTTGAAGTTGTGTTTTAAATGCATCTTGTAGACTAGCCTTTTTCTGTGTGACTTGTTGTAGGATTATATCTTGGAAAGGGAGTGATTATTTATCTGGGTGAATgtcacagttttttttttatataattaaTTATGGATCTTGAATGTTGAAGACTTTGGaattaaaatgtgtattttgatACAGAAGCCTCTGATGATTTGTGTTTCTGTTGTAGACTAGACTATTTGATGTTCATCATTATTTGACGTTTTATTTGCGgaagctgtccatggtgctgaagttTGAAAAACAAACTAGATGATAAACATTAAAACAAGCACAATCAGTGGAATTGTGAATTTATAGACCGACACTTTTACTGTCTTTATAATCTTACCTCGAGTCTGTTGATTCTGCCTCGGGAATTGTCCACAGGTTCAAGCTTGCTCAAGAAGGATGTGAAAAAGGAACTTCTCACACTTTCATTGTGGAATCAAGCTTCATTCAGAAGGCATATCTGATCATCAATATCTAATCATCACTGTGAGTCAATGTATGATCATTCAGAAGGCATATCTGATCATCAATATCTAATCATCACTGTGAGTCAATGTATGATCATTCAGAAGGCATATCTTATCATCAATTTCTAATCATCACTGTGAGTCAATGTATGATCATTCAGAAGGCATATCTGATCATCAATATCTAATCATCACTGTGAGTCAATGTATGATCATTCAGAAGGCATATCTGATCATCAATATCTAATCATCACTGTGAGTCAATGTATGATCATTCAGAAGGCATTTCTGATCATTAATATCTAATCATCACTGTGAGTCAATGTATGATCATTCAGAAGGCATATCTGATCATCAATATCTAATTATCACTGTGAGTCAATGTATGATCATTCAGAAGGCATTTCTGATCACTGTTGTAGTGATCAGTGTTTATTAAAACACACAGCGCAGCATGAAGAAAACTGGCGCTAACGCTTTATTCATCTCCAACTCATCACACATTATTAAACACGTACAAAATGGTTTCAAAATGAGCATATATATACCACATCAATAGAGAGAGTTGAGCGATTACAGAGCTTGCAGCGTTACAGGGTTGAAAGGCAGGACGGTGACGGTCTTACTCTCTAGCCTATATCAGGGAATTACATTTTCACAATGTTACAAGATTGGAAAGTCACAAACCCAGATGTTTACACAACACACTTTGCCTCCATGCCCAGCACACTGATATAATTCATATATGTTACTTCATGTATATACACATTTTATGTAAACCAGAGTACGCCCAGCAGACGGGTCATTTTGAGATAATATAAACATGACTTATTAATATTTCAGTAGAGGATGTCGTGCGTGACCTTCAATCTTAGCTTTACATTCCAGCAAACGGTTTTCCGCGAtgctccctttcctcctctttctcggACTCTGGAGCCGCGGTCTCTGGCGTTACCTCATCTTTCACCTGCGTCTCAGCGGACTCCACTACCTCCTCGTTAGCTACTGAATCTCTCTTTGTCAGCATGCCTGCTTTCTCACTGTCCGCTTGGTCAAAGTAATCTTTCATGGCTTGTTCGTATAGCTCATAAGGAAACTGTCCGTTCGCCTGTGATTGGGTGTCGCGTTTGCTGATCGTGCTAGGGTACTCCGTTAATATTTTGGCCGCCAGAAAGGTTGTTATCTCGTCTTCGTCCGCCTCGTCATCGTCATCGGCTTCTCTCCTAAAAGGCATCTTGTTGAGCTCCGACATAAATAAGTTTTCCCTTCGGCCGGACTGAGCTGGGATTTTTGGAGGAGCCGCTGGTGCTGCTGCTGAAACTCTCGCCGGGGCGGCTGGTGCTGAAACCCTGGCCGGGACAGAGACACTTTTGAGCGGCCTCCGACTTACAGGATAGTCGTTGCTGATGGTTTCCATTTCAATGATTTTCAAGAAGTCTTCCTCGTCCATGTCCTCAGGAGCGTTTTTGACTGGCAGTCTCCGGCTGTAGTATCTGATTTTCGGTTTGGTCCTGTAGCGGGAAGAGGCTTGCGGGTGACGTTCTAGTTTTCTGATCTCCTCGGTGATCAGCATATCGATGAGGTCCTCCGGGGGGGTGTGGAGCTTGAGGGAGATCTCTAACAGCTCGTTCAGAGCCTGGGGGTCGACCAGGGGGTGGCGAATCACTCTATGTTTTTGCTCTCCAGCTTGCCTCTTGGCTGTCTCATGTTCACTCATCTCCAGTATCTTCAACAGGTAATAATCCACTAGTTTAGTATCGTCCTCTGGGTCCTCTTTGTCCTGGCTGGCTCTGCGCTGCACCTGCATTCCAttgccttcctcctcttcatcctcgtCATAGTTCTGCTCCAGTGCCCTGTCAAACTCCTCGTGGCTCCCGTTTACCACTTCCTCCGTCTCGACCTGCTCCTCTAAAGGAATCCACTCCTCCCCGCCCGCCACATCCTCGTAGGCCAGGTTCCTCAGACTgaataaatcatcatcatcatcaaagaTTCCGCGCTTCTGGCCGTTGGATGTGGATAGTTTCTCCAGCTCTTCGAAGATGGAGCGCAGGTTGGCAAGGCTCTGAGGGGTGTATTGTTCGTCCAGGTCCTCCGTAGCGCGCTTGGCGCTGTCCCTATTCTCCTCGTCCTCGAACATCAGCGGGTACTTCTTGTGTGGCCTCGGGAAGCCACCGTAGGCAGGTGCGTTTACGGGGCTGCCTGTGTTCACCGATTGGTACCTGTGCGTGTGACGTTCGTTCCCCGGCACCACGGGAACGGGTCTGAGGGGACTAGCGGGCTGCTCCTGGAGGGTCCTGAGCAAGGCTCTCACCAGCTGCTCAGCAGGGATGTCTTGCTGCCTCTGGGTCGGCGAGGGAGACTGCCTTTCAGGTGCACCTTCGTCCTGGAGAGAGGCGagctggaggaggatgtggaaCTTTTCGACCTCATCATAGTCTCTTgttggctcctctctctctctgcccccatcTGTCCGCTGCTTCAGGCTCTCGATGTACTCCAGGGCTTTGATCATGTCTGAGCTGGGCGGGTATGCAGCGGGTTGCCGGTCCTCGGACTCCCCGCCTCTGAGCCTGTGATGGCGGGGGAGGGACGCGCACGCATGGAGGAGGCAGGCGAGAACAACAGTTTTCCCCGTGGATAGCTTGGGGAGTGACAGCATCTTCatatagcagagagagagagagagctgagtttAACACAATAATATGCCtgcacattttttacattttgatcTGAGATTCTATCTTCCAAATTCTTAGAATCTGCTAACTCTTTGAGGAGGTTACCACCACACTCCAAtgcaaattattattttaatgaAAAATCTGCGTTTCAATTCATGCAGAGTTCATTGACAACCCTTATAAGTGATGAATGCTATGACTCAATGCACAAATGATAAAAAGTAGGTTATAGCGAGAGCAGGATATAATCACCCACCAAGGAAAAGTGGGCTATATTTGTGAATCACTGTTTTTAAATGACTAGACTACATCACAGGATGAGTTGTCAGGGCAACCTTTTTTGCTTGTGGCTGCCTTTCTCCAAACCATCTCGATGAAACACTTTCCTGAAGGATATAATAATAATTCATTCATCTCAATGTTGCCCAATGTCAAAATGCATCAGACTACTTGACATGCATCACAACAACATGCGCACAGCTATCAGGCTATCAGTTATTCAAATCAATTCCAAGCCATTGCCGAGATCTGATAAGAGATGAGAACTTGAGAGAGAAAATCTAAACACGGAATGCTGGAAAGCCCACAAATAACTTACAAACATCGTAATCTTTGTTTGAGAAATAAAAGACATGCATGAGTTTGTACCTTTTGGTAAGTAGCTCAGACGACAGTAGTAAACGTGTATAGCATCTCCTCCCAGTCGTAGCGCGAGCGATTCTGTTTTCAGCACCAGGACAGCTCCGGGTGATATATGGCAACACCTGACTCGCGCGTCATCACAGCAGTACGCACGCAATACCCAGCCTTTGGAAATCCATAATACATGATTTAGGCTTATGATATAGCATGCTAAGAAAAGGCAGTGTGCTTAAAATAGAGATGGATATTGTCTGTTTCTAGCTGTATCAATTATTATTCAAGCGCTATTCATAACTCCCTTTGGAAAAGTGGTGGGTTATTTTTGGGCTTGTCCCAATTAGCTTTGTGAAGGCCAATAGTTATCACTGTGACATCAATTCTTACAGCATTTAATTGTATAGCTTCATTTACCACCCTATTCAGATTGCAGTtcttgtaaatatgaatttgctAATGAGGCACACTTTACTCAAGCAGTAAGCAATAGCTTAACCATTAAAACTACACCCATAGAAATCACCTATGTCTGTTGACATGCATTGCAGTGATTTGCATTAGCCTAATGGAATTATCAGAACAATAAGGCGTAACAGGGAGTTATCCTACTACATCCGTCTCTCGCGGAAGATAAGAGGTTAAAACCACCGGTGATGACTCACGCCCTGAACCCACCACTGAGGAGCCGCAGAATCTTAGTAGCAGTCGCAGTTCTCTGTCTCGCTTATGGTCTGCAGAGAAGAGACGCCGCCGGTGGTAAATGCATCTACTGGCATGGCTCGCGCTCCTCCTGGCATAGTGATTTTTAAAATCGGGCCATTGATCAGGACGCCCATCACAACACGTCACGGGCAGGTCAGGGACCTGGTGGCACGCAATGTCAACGCCAAAGCAGTGGCAGGCGTTAAATAATAACGCTGCGTATCAACAACATGTCAACAGGCCTACCCAGTTACAGACATGTAATAATATGTATTGGTGGGAATGTATACAGGGAATTTAATACCGCTATTTCagatacactgtatatacattagtatgtggacacccctttaaattagtggattatatttcagccacacccattgctgacaggtgtataaaatcgagtaaacagccatgcaatccccatagacaaaaattggcagcagaatggccttactgaagagctcaatgactttcaatgtagcaccattcaacaagtcagttcatcaaatttcttccctgctagagctgtcctggtcaactgtaagtgctgttattgtgaagtggaaaagtctaggagcaacaactgctcatccgcaaagtggtaggccacacaagctcacagaacgggaccaccgagtgctgaagcgcttaGCGCgtgaaaatcgtctgtcctcggttgcaacactcactaccgagttccaaacagcctctggaagcaacatcagcacaagaactgttcgtcggaagcttcatgaaatgggtttccatggccgagcagccacacacaacccTAAGATCACCATTTGCAATGCCAAACGACGGCTGGAGTCgtgtaaagcttgccgctattggactctggagcaggaaaagctttctctggagtgatgaatcacgcttcaccatttgaaagtccaacagacaaatctgggtttgacgtaggccaggaaaacgctacctacccaaatgcatagtgccaactgtaaagtttggtggaggaagaataatggtcttgggctgtttttcatggttcaggcttgGCCCCTTAGTACTAGTGTAGGGAAATATTATTGCTACAGCATAGAATGACGATTGTGTGTTTACagcttgtggcaacagtttagggaaggccctttcctgtttcagcatgagaattcccccgtgcacaaagcgagtgACATCAAACTCGTCtaacaactttgggatgaattggaacaccaactgcgagccaggcctaatcgcccaacatcagtgcccaacctcactaatgctcttgtggctgaatggaagcaagtctcttcagcaatgttccaacatctagtggaaagccttcccagaagagtggaggctgttatagcagcaaaggggggaccaactccatgttaacgcccatgattttgtaatgagatgttcgagcacgtgtccacatacttttggtcatgtaatgtatgATTTAATGGTATTCACACTTTTATTAATTGAAACCTTAAGGATCCTCATTAAACTCAGCAAATTGAGTCATTTCAATTATATAACCTGCATTGATGCCCAAACTACAGTACTTCTCGTTGTCCTTCTACCTTCTAAAGTGCTTCAAACTATTCCCTCAGAGCTCAATAAACTCACAGCATTCACTCAGAAGTGCTCTTACAATTCACCCTTGAAATGCCCTCCACACTTCACATAACCATCACATCACATGACTTGCTGTCATCGTGTACAATA
This window encodes:
- the LOC139387039 gene encoding secretogranin-2b-like, with the protein product MLSLPKLSTGKTVVLACLLHACASLPRHHRLRGGESEDRQPAAYPPSSDMIKALEYIESLKQRTDGGREREEPTRDYDEVEKFHILLQLASLQDEGAPERQSPSPTQRQQDIPAEQLVRALLRTLQEQPASPLRPVPVVPGNERHTHRYQSVNTGSPVNAPAYGGFPRPHKKYPLMFEDEENRDSAKRATEDLDEQYTPQSLANLRSIFEELEKLSTSNGQKRGIFDDDDDLFSLRNLAYEDVAGGEEWIPLEEQVETEEVVNGSHEEFDRALEQNYDEDEEEEGNGMQVQRRASQDKEDPEDDTKLVDYYLLKILEMSEHETAKRQAGEQKHRVIRHPLVDPQALNELLEISLKLHTPPEDLIDMLITEEIRKLERHPQASSRYRTKPKIRYYSRRLPVKNAPEDMDEEDFLKIIEMETISNDYPVSRRPLKSVSVPARVSAPAAPARVSAAAPAAPPKIPAQSGRRENLFMSELNKMPFRREADDDDEADEDEITTFLAAKILTEYPSTISKRDTQSQANGQFPYELYEQAMKDYFDQADSEKAGMLTKRDSVANEEVVESAETQVKDEVTPETAAPESEKEEEREHRGKPFAGM